A single genomic interval of Candidatus Poribacteria bacterium harbors:
- a CDS encoding ankyrin repeat domain-containing protein gives MKLGSIHDAAANGDLDVVKKIVEQDPRLVNQDDKYEWCPIFHAGLNRHYDVVKYLIDCGADLAAHDGYVIHYAGEVPDNKEVVSLLVAYGGLDAHAKPSSEAARQFIYAVFLANVQRVNAMLHDDPTLVQERYARGDTALHHAARNGDQEIVEQLVSSGADVNVTSDHAHFPLYCAAGHGHVETTRYLVEHGADLQARLEDGKTVVEWLKQYADHDRRLKSCLDVLER, from the coding sequence ATGAAACTCGGTTCAATTCATGACGCGGCAGCCAACGGGGACCTCGATGTCGTAAAGAAAATCGTTGAACAGGATCCTCGTCTGGTCAATCAAGACGACAAATACGAATGGTGCCCTATATTTCATGCCGGATTAAACCGCCATTATGATGTTGTTAAATATCTAATAGACTGTGGTGCTGATTTGGCAGCGCATGATGGTTATGTGATTCACTATGCTGGGGAAGTACCAGACAATAAGGAGGTCGTATCATTACTCGTTGCGTATGGCGGCTTGGATGCACATGCCAAACCATCAAGCGAAGCCGCTCGCCAGTTTATATACGCCGTTTTCTTAGCCAATGTACAGCGAGTCAACGCAATGCTCCATGACGATCCAACGTTAGTGCAGGAGCGTTACGCCCGTGGTGATACAGCCTTGCACCATGCTGCGCGAAACGGTGACCAAGAAATTGTAGAACAGTTGGTCAGCAGTGGAGCGGATGTCAATGTAACATCAGATCACGCGCATTTTCCGCTGTACTGCGCAGCCGGTCATGGACATGTAGAAACGACGCGGTATCTTGTAGAACATGGCGCGGATTTACAAGCCAGACTTGAGGATGGCAAAACGGTCGTTGAGTGGCTAAAACAATATGCCGATCATGATCGTCGCTTGAAATCTTGTCTCGATGTATTGGAGAGATGA